In Cryptosporangium phraense, a single window of DNA contains:
- a CDS encoding class I adenylate-forming enzyme family protein, whose protein sequence is MAVSRGLHPASKVADYVARGWWSSETVDQIFRDTVGARADHPAIADPANRVALLGGEPRRLTWAELEAEVTWLAARLLDLGLRRGDVLGVQLPNTIELAEVYLAAWTLGVVVSPLPMQYREREVVEMARQASFRAFVTAAAFGGRSPAAEVESVRDRLPSLEAVVTFGLPAEGAGWSPTPASADDRERVEAHRAADPNDANDALTICWTSGTESVPKGVPRCHLDWLAICWATVDAPRMVADDVLLNPFPMVNMAGINGMFLPWIRTGCLLVQHHPFDLGVFLRQIAEERVTYTVAPPAMLWLLLSDSRLRAQADLSTLTRIGSGSVPLQPDMVRGWQERFGISVINFFGSNEGIGLLSSPEDFPDPADRAQFFPRYGAPGVTWSSRISEWVSIKLVDVETGEVITDPGKPGELHLGGPTVFAGYLNGGAPFDEDGMLKTGDIFEIAGAENQFLRFLDRAKDLVIRGGMNIAPAELEGLIGAHPAVADVAVVGDPDEVLGEKVAAIVVLAPGASLTLDELVAYLRDQKIASYKLPERLEIQEALPRNPVGKVLKRELRRTGASA, encoded by the coding sequence GTGGCAGTCAGTCGTGGTCTCCACCCAGCGTCCAAGGTCGCGGATTACGTCGCGCGGGGCTGGTGGAGCTCGGAAACCGTCGATCAGATCTTCCGCGACACGGTCGGGGCGCGGGCCGACCACCCGGCGATCGCCGACCCGGCCAACCGGGTGGCGTTGCTGGGTGGGGAGCCGCGTCGCCTGACCTGGGCGGAGCTCGAGGCCGAGGTGACCTGGCTGGCGGCCCGGCTGCTCGACCTCGGGCTGCGCCGGGGTGACGTGCTCGGGGTGCAGCTGCCGAACACGATCGAGCTCGCCGAGGTGTACCTGGCCGCGTGGACGCTCGGCGTCGTCGTGTCGCCGCTGCCGATGCAGTACCGGGAGCGCGAGGTCGTCGAGATGGCGCGGCAGGCGTCCTTCCGCGCGTTCGTGACCGCGGCCGCGTTCGGCGGCCGGTCGCCCGCGGCCGAGGTGGAGTCGGTCCGCGACCGGCTCCCCTCGCTGGAGGCGGTCGTGACGTTCGGCTTACCCGCCGAGGGTGCGGGGTGGAGTCCGACTCCCGCGTCGGCGGACGACCGGGAGCGGGTCGAGGCGCATCGGGCGGCGGACCCGAACGACGCCAACGACGCGTTGACGATCTGCTGGACCTCGGGGACGGAGAGCGTGCCCAAGGGGGTGCCCCGGTGCCATCTGGACTGGCTGGCGATCTGCTGGGCGACCGTCGACGCGCCCCGGATGGTCGCCGACGACGTGCTGCTCAACCCGTTCCCGATGGTGAACATGGCCGGCATCAACGGCATGTTCCTGCCCTGGATCCGAACCGGCTGCCTGCTGGTGCAGCACCACCCGTTCGACCTCGGGGTGTTCCTGCGCCAGATCGCGGAGGAGCGGGTCACCTACACGGTGGCGCCGCCCGCCATGCTCTGGCTGCTGCTCTCGGATTCCCGTCTGCGGGCACAGGCGGACCTCTCCACGCTCACCCGAATAGGATCGGGGTCGGTGCCGCTCCAGCCGGACATGGTCCGCGGCTGGCAGGAACGGTTCGGGATCAGCGTCATCAACTTCTTCGGGTCGAACGAGGGCATCGGGCTGCTCTCCAGCCCGGAGGACTTCCCCGACCCGGCCGACCGCGCCCAGTTCTTCCCGCGCTACGGCGCCCCCGGCGTCACCTGGTCGTCGCGGATCTCGGAGTGGGTGTCGATCAAGCTCGTCGACGTCGAGACCGGCGAGGTCATCACCGACCCGGGCAAGCCGGGTGAGCTCCATCTGGGCGGGCCGACCGTCTTCGCGGGATACCTGAACGGCGGCGCGCCGTTCGACGAGGACGGGATGCTGAAGACCGGGGACATCTTCGAGATCGCCGGCGCCGAGAACCAGTTCCTGCGGTTCCTCGACCGGGCCAAGGACCTGGTCATCCGGGGCGGGATGAACATCGCCCCGGCCGAGCTCGAGGGACTGATCGGGGCGCACCCGGCGGTCGCCGACGTCGCGGTGGTCGGCGACCCGGACGAGGTGCTCGGCGAGAAGGTGGCCGCGATCGTCGTGCTCGCGCCGGGGGCGTCGCTGACCCTCGACGAGCTGGTCGCGTACCTGCGCGATCAGAAGATCGCCTCGTACAAGCTGCCGGAACGCCTCGAGATCCAGGAGGCGCTGCCGCGCAACCCGGTCGGCAAGGTCCTCAAGCGCGAACTTCGGCGGACGGGAGCATCGGCATGA
- a CDS encoding ABC transporter substrate-binding protein, protein MTRRLLTSFVLAAVTAGTLAACGSNSSAGDDPADAASAQKGSIDVENCADPDAATRKITGTLKVGWSAATSGPLADAVGNVIEGMEARFAVENAAGGVGGVKLAVVVKDDAFNPERARTNVGELIEKEKVDVLDTFGSGQLDAMSDAQNDACVPLLFGQASVPAYRDATKFPWTTEYLPSADVEMKAVVEGLKKKYPQGAKVALAANQTESGQGYANGFKNAIEGTNFTIAKEAPLTDPNTAASALKASGAPILVDAGVTTDCLALTQAIGRVGWKPETVIQPSNCADGATLYAPAGAAADGQQIMRWLKDPADAAFADDPAVKDYLQKVAANGADSPTNTYTLNGWAIADLMIDVFKSAAKAKDGLSRLSIMEAARTQDYQPPMFIDGIKFTMTQEKSLGIQAFQPFTWHADQKRFLASGDVLNAA, encoded by the coding sequence ATGACGCGCAGACTCCTCACCTCGTTCGTGCTCGCGGCGGTGACCGCAGGCACGCTCGCTGCCTGCGGCAGCAACAGTTCCGCCGGCGACGATCCGGCCGACGCCGCGTCGGCCCAGAAAGGCTCCATCGACGTCGAGAACTGCGCCGATCCGGACGCGGCCACCAGGAAGATCACCGGCACGCTCAAGGTCGGCTGGTCGGCCGCCACGTCCGGGCCGCTGGCCGACGCGGTCGGCAACGTCATCGAGGGCATGGAAGCCCGGTTCGCGGTCGAGAACGCGGCCGGCGGCGTCGGCGGCGTCAAGCTCGCGGTCGTCGTGAAGGACGACGCGTTCAACCCGGAGCGGGCCCGCACCAACGTCGGCGAGCTGATCGAGAAGGAGAAGGTCGACGTGCTCGACACGTTCGGCTCCGGTCAGCTCGACGCGATGTCCGACGCCCAGAACGACGCCTGCGTCCCGCTGCTGTTCGGCCAGGCCAGCGTGCCGGCCTACCGCGACGCGACGAAGTTCCCGTGGACCACCGAGTACCTGCCGTCGGCCGACGTCGAGATGAAGGCCGTCGTCGAGGGGCTGAAGAAGAAGTACCCGCAGGGGGCGAAGGTCGCGCTGGCCGCGAACCAGACCGAGTCGGGTCAGGGTTACGCGAACGGATTCAAGAACGCGATCGAGGGCACGAACTTCACGATCGCCAAGGAAGCTCCGCTGACCGACCCGAACACCGCCGCGTCCGCGCTGAAGGCGTCCGGAGCGCCGATCCTGGTCGACGCCGGGGTCACCACCGACTGCCTGGCGCTGACCCAGGCCATCGGCCGGGTCGGCTGGAAGCCGGAGACCGTGATCCAGCCGTCGAACTGCGCCGACGGCGCGACGCTCTACGCGCCGGCCGGGGCCGCGGCCGACGGGCAGCAGATCATGCGCTGGCTCAAGGACCCGGCCGACGCGGCCTTCGCCGACGACCCGGCGGTGAAGGACTACCTGCAGAAGGTCGCCGCGAACGGGGCCGACTCGCCGACGAACACCTACACGCTCAACGGCTGGGCGATCGCCGACCTGATGATCGACGTCTTCAAGTCCGCGGCCAAGGCGAAGGACGGCCTGTCCCGGCTCTCGATCATGGAGGCCGCGCGGACCCAGGATTACCAGCCGCCGATGTTCATCGACGGGATCAAGTTCACTATGACGCAGGAGAAGTCGCTGGGTATCCAGGCGTTCCAGCCGTTCACGTGGCACGCCGACCAGAAGCGGTTCCTCGCGTCCGGTGACGTTCTGAACGCCGCCTGA
- a CDS encoding branched-chain amino acid ABC transporter permease — MTVLAPAARPQAAAPRTKYVIVENSPVHHAIRAACIAVAALGVLWASQLAPFRVGQFTTVFIMAIAIIGLNLVTGYTGLLSIGHSAFFGLGAYTTGVLIVKLEFAPLATIPIAMALTFVLGLLVGLPSLRIHGLYLALVTLAVAVAFPEIVRKLESLTGGAAGMVVRSRYLAPPEWTGLVRAQRGIWMFWLSAFVLVLVMILSRSLIRSRFGLMMRTVRDHEIAAAANGVGIARTKILVFGISGAITGLAGALFTMYIGALSPDGSFTLLKAIELVTGLVLGGVATQLGPLIGALAVVFLPYYTASFTTGPLSGVLFGAVLIALCFLMPEGIAGRLGLLIRRVVTVVPKDHPAPPR, encoded by the coding sequence AACTCGCCGGTTCATCACGCGATCCGGGCCGCGTGCATCGCGGTCGCCGCGCTGGGCGTCCTCTGGGCCTCGCAGCTCGCGCCGTTCCGGGTGGGCCAGTTCACGACCGTCTTCATCATGGCGATCGCGATCATCGGGCTGAACCTGGTGACCGGCTACACCGGGCTGCTCTCGATCGGGCACTCGGCGTTCTTCGGGCTGGGCGCGTACACGACCGGCGTGCTGATCGTGAAGCTGGAGTTCGCGCCGCTGGCCACGATCCCGATCGCGATGGCGCTGACGTTCGTCCTCGGGCTGCTCGTCGGGCTGCCGTCGCTGCGCATTCACGGGTTGTACCTGGCCCTGGTCACGCTGGCCGTCGCGGTCGCGTTCCCGGAGATCGTCCGGAAGCTGGAGTCGCTGACCGGCGGCGCGGCCGGCATGGTCGTCCGGTCCCGGTACCTGGCTCCTCCGGAGTGGACCGGGCTGGTCCGGGCCCAGCGTGGCATCTGGATGTTCTGGCTCTCGGCGTTCGTGCTGGTCCTGGTCATGATCCTCAGCCGATCGCTGATCCGGAGCCGGTTCGGGCTGATGATGCGCACGGTCCGCGACCACGAGATCGCCGCGGCCGCGAACGGCGTCGGGATCGCCCGGACGAAGATCCTGGTGTTCGGCATCTCGGGCGCGATCACCGGTCTGGCCGGCGCGCTGTTCACGATGTACATCGGCGCGCTGTCGCCGGACGGCTCGTTCACGCTGCTGAAGGCGATCGAGCTGGTCACCGGCCTGGTGCTGGGCGGCGTCGCGACCCAGCTCGGGCCGCTCATCGGCGCGCTCGCCGTCGTCTTCCTGCCCTACTACACGGCGTCGTTCACGACCGGCCCGCTGTCCGGGGTCCTGTTCGGCGCGGTGCTGATCGCGCTGTGCTTCCTCATGCCCGAGGGCATCGCCGGCCGGCTCGGGCTCCTGATCCGGCGGGTCGTGACCGTCGTGCCGAAGGACCATCCGGCGCCCCCACGCTGA